A genomic region of Clavibacter michiganensis subsp. insidiosus contains the following coding sequences:
- the hisF gene encoding imidazole glycerol phosphate synthase subunit HisF, which produces MASAGSAAPGPAAQLAVRVIPCLDVAAGRVVKGVNFLDLQDAGDPVELARLYYEQGADELTFLDVTATVEDRSTMYDVVSATAEQVFIPLTVGGGVRSADDVARLLANGADKIGVNSAAIARPDLLGEIADRFGAQVCVLSLDVTRGDTESGFVVTTHGGRTRTTIDAVAWAREAVERGAGELLVNSIDADGTRDGFDLELVAAMRAASRVPVIASGGAGELDHFAPAIEAGADAVLAASVFHSRRFTIGDVKGALQDAGQVVRR; this is translated from the coding sequence GTGGCATCCGCGGGATCCGCCGCCCCCGGCCCGGCCGCGCAGCTCGCCGTCCGCGTCATCCCCTGCCTCGACGTGGCCGCCGGCCGCGTCGTCAAGGGCGTCAACTTCCTCGACCTGCAGGACGCGGGCGATCCCGTCGAGCTCGCGCGCCTCTACTACGAGCAGGGCGCTGACGAGCTCACGTTCCTCGACGTCACGGCCACGGTCGAGGACCGGTCCACCATGTACGACGTGGTGAGCGCCACCGCCGAGCAGGTCTTCATCCCGCTGACGGTCGGCGGGGGAGTACGAAGCGCCGACGACGTGGCCCGCCTGCTCGCGAACGGCGCCGACAAGATCGGCGTCAACAGCGCGGCCATCGCCCGCCCCGACCTCCTGGGCGAGATCGCCGACCGGTTCGGCGCGCAGGTGTGCGTCCTCTCGCTCGACGTGACGCGCGGCGACACGGAGTCCGGCTTCGTCGTCACCACGCACGGCGGCCGCACGCGCACGACCATCGACGCCGTCGCCTGGGCCCGAGAGGCCGTCGAGCGCGGCGCGGGCGAGCTGCTCGTCAACTCCATCGACGCCGACGGCACGCGCGACGGCTTCGACCTCGAGCTCGTGGCCGCCATGCGCGCCGCGAGCCGCGTGCCCGTCATCGCCTCGGGCGGCGCGGGCGAGCTCGACCACTTCGCGCCCGCGATCGAGGCCGGCGCCGACGCCGTGCTCGCCGCGAGCGTCTTCCACTCCCGCCGGTTCACGATCGGCGACGTCAAGGGCGCCCTCCAGGACGCCGGTCAGGTGGTCCGACGATGA
- a CDS encoding RsmB/NOP family class I SAM-dependent RNA methyltransferase, which yields MNDSTGSSARRPAGRRPAGGDRRRPADRAEVGGPSTVSPARRVAYEVVSAVRESDAYANLLLPVRIRRAALSAQDAALATELAYGTLRMSGYYDRVIELAAGRPVSAIDAPILDVLRLSVHQLLSMRVATHAAVNEGVDMARAVGSRSATGFVNGVLRTITRTEPDGWRQRVLDSAASDDERLALEHSHPLWVLRALRQALAREGRADELEDLLRADNAAPAVSLVALPGLATVEETGEQPAAFSPVGAYLEGGDPMDAPGVAAGRVRVQDEGSQLAALALSRARAVTPGERWLDLCAGPGGKAALLAAEAGRSGALLTANELVPARAGLVRDALRAVPGDTEVWELDGTTVGETHPGEFDRILLDAPCSGLGALRRRPEARWRKTPRDVAGLGALQVGLIDSAIGALAPGGILAYVTCSPHLAETRAIVQAALQRHPDVTALDTQAVLQEVADGDLELPEADPDAATRGSSVQLWPHRHGTDAMFIALLTRR from the coding sequence ATGAACGACAGCACCGGTTCCTCCGCCCGCCGACCGGCCGGCCGCCGCCCCGCGGGAGGCGACCGCCGCCGACCCGCCGACCGCGCCGAGGTCGGCGGCCCGTCGACCGTCAGCCCGGCCCGCCGCGTCGCCTACGAGGTGGTGAGCGCGGTCCGCGAGTCGGACGCGTACGCGAACCTGCTGCTGCCGGTCCGGATCCGCCGCGCCGCCCTCAGCGCGCAGGACGCGGCGCTCGCCACCGAGCTGGCCTACGGCACCCTGCGCATGTCCGGCTACTACGACCGCGTGATCGAGCTGGCCGCCGGCCGACCCGTCAGCGCGATCGACGCGCCGATCCTCGACGTGCTGCGCCTCTCGGTGCACCAGCTCCTCAGCATGCGCGTCGCGACCCATGCGGCCGTGAACGAGGGCGTCGACATGGCGCGCGCGGTCGGATCCCGCTCCGCCACGGGCTTCGTCAACGGCGTCCTCCGCACCATCACGCGCACCGAGCCCGACGGGTGGCGGCAGCGCGTCCTCGACAGCGCCGCGAGCGACGACGAGCGCCTCGCCCTCGAGCACTCCCACCCGCTGTGGGTGCTGCGCGCCCTCCGCCAGGCGCTCGCCCGCGAGGGCCGCGCCGACGAGCTGGAGGACCTGCTGCGCGCCGACAACGCCGCGCCCGCCGTCAGCCTCGTCGCGCTCCCGGGCCTCGCGACCGTCGAGGAGACCGGCGAGCAGCCGGCCGCGTTCTCGCCCGTGGGCGCGTACCTCGAGGGCGGCGACCCGATGGACGCGCCCGGCGTCGCCGCGGGCCGCGTCCGCGTGCAGGACGAGGGCTCCCAGCTCGCCGCCCTCGCGCTCAGCCGCGCCCGCGCCGTCACGCCCGGCGAGCGCTGGCTCGACCTGTGCGCCGGCCCCGGCGGCAAGGCCGCGCTCCTCGCCGCGGAGGCCGGCCGCTCCGGCGCCCTGCTCACCGCGAACGAGCTCGTCCCCGCGCGCGCCGGGCTCGTCCGCGACGCGCTCCGCGCCGTCCCGGGCGACACCGAGGTGTGGGAGCTCGACGGCACGACCGTGGGGGAGACCCACCCGGGGGAGTTCGACCGGATCCTCCTCGACGCCCCCTGCAGCGGCCTCGGCGCCCTGCGCCGCCGCCCCGAGGCGCGCTGGCGGAAGACCCCGCGCGACGTCGCGGGCCTCGGCGCCCTGCAGGTCGGCCTCATCGACTCCGCGATCGGCGCGCTCGCGCCGGGCGGGATCCTCGCCTACGTCACGTGCTCGCCGCACCTCGCCGAGACCCGCGCCATCGTGCAGGCCGCCCTGCAGCGCCACCCCGACGTCACGGCGCTCGACACGCAGGCGGTGCTGCAGGAGGTGGCGGACGGCGACCTCGAGCTGCCGGAGGCCGACCCCGACGCCGCGACCCGCGGATCCAGCGTGCAGCTCTGGCCGCACCGGCACGGCACCGACGCCATGTTCATCGCCCTGCTGACCCGCCGGTAG
- the hisI gene encoding phosphoribosyl-AMP cyclohydrolase, with protein MSAAASLPDVDGILARASFADDGLLPAVIQQHDTREVLMLGYMDREALRRTLTTGRVTFWSRSRREYWRKGDTSGHGQYVRDAALDCDGDTVLVQVDQVGVACHTGTRTCFDADHLHPVTGARPAADEGPTP; from the coding sequence ATGAGCGCAGCGGCGTCCCTCCCCGACGTGGACGGCATCCTCGCCCGCGCCTCCTTCGCCGACGACGGGCTGCTGCCCGCCGTGATCCAGCAGCACGACACGCGCGAGGTGCTCATGCTCGGCTACATGGACCGCGAGGCGCTCCGCCGCACGCTCACCACCGGCCGCGTGACCTTCTGGTCCCGCTCCCGGCGCGAGTACTGGCGGAAGGGCGACACCTCCGGGCACGGCCAGTACGTGCGCGACGCGGCCCTCGACTGCGACGGCGACACGGTCCTCGTCCAGGTCGACCAGGTAGGAGTGGCCTGCCACACCGGCACGCGCACCTGCTTCGACGCGGACCACCTCCATCCCGTCACGGGCGCGCGCCCCGCCGCCGACGAAGGGCCCACCCCATGA
- a CDS encoding anthranilate synthase component I, with translation MSETPRPAAPSVPASSTTTREAFGDLAVDHRVIPVLREVFADGETPVGVHRKLTAGRPGSFLLESAGQGGIWTRFSFVGVSSFGVLTQQGDEARWLDYGMDARRALGDDAPDGPLAALAALYARWETPRIPGMPPLTGGLVGFIGWEAVRQIERLPDRPPAEVPVPGQALSFVSELAVLDHRRGTVTLVATALNDGVDDADAMWADAQARLDRMQADLARPSETFLAEVDLQAQPSATLRTEPADFHEAIARSKHHIHEGDVFQVVVSQRFDQPTTAEPIDVYRILRVLNPSPYMYLLTLVDADGKPYSIVGSSPEALVTVTDDHVYMHPIAGSRPRGATVEEDVAHEESLLADPKERAEHLMLVDLARNDMLKACAPGSVEVTEFMRVERFSHIMHLVSSVEGTLRPGVSSIDVFRATFPAGTLSGAPKPRALQIIDELEPAQRGVYGGVVGYFDFAGDADLAIAIRTATIVDGIAHVQAGGGMVADSDPDAEYLESQNKAAAPLRAVAVAEAMRRVR, from the coding sequence ATGAGCGAGACCCCGCGCCCCGCCGCGCCGTCCGTCCCCGCATCCAGCACCACCACCCGGGAGGCGTTCGGCGACCTGGCCGTCGACCACCGCGTGATCCCCGTGCTCCGCGAGGTCTTCGCGGACGGCGAGACGCCCGTCGGCGTCCACCGCAAGCTCACCGCCGGCCGCCCGGGCAGCTTCCTGCTCGAGTCCGCCGGCCAGGGCGGCATCTGGACCCGCTTCTCGTTTGTCGGCGTCTCGTCGTTCGGCGTGCTGACGCAGCAGGGCGACGAGGCCCGCTGGCTCGACTACGGCATGGACGCGCGCCGCGCCCTCGGCGACGACGCGCCCGACGGGCCGCTCGCCGCCCTCGCCGCCCTCTACGCGCGGTGGGAGACGCCGCGCATCCCGGGCATGCCGCCCCTCACCGGCGGCCTCGTCGGCTTCATCGGCTGGGAGGCCGTGCGGCAGATCGAGCGCCTGCCCGACCGCCCGCCCGCCGAGGTGCCCGTGCCCGGCCAGGCGCTCAGCTTCGTCTCCGAGCTCGCCGTGCTGGACCACCGCCGCGGCACCGTCACGCTCGTCGCCACCGCCCTCAACGACGGCGTCGACGACGCGGACGCCATGTGGGCCGACGCGCAGGCGCGCCTCGACCGCATGCAGGCCGACCTCGCCCGGCCGTCCGAGACGTTCCTCGCGGAGGTGGACCTCCAGGCGCAGCCGTCCGCGACGCTCCGCACCGAGCCCGCCGACTTCCACGAGGCCATCGCGCGCAGCAAGCACCACATCCACGAGGGCGACGTCTTCCAGGTCGTCGTCTCGCAGCGGTTCGACCAGCCCACGACGGCCGAGCCGATCGACGTGTACCGCATCCTGCGCGTGCTCAACCCGAGCCCGTACATGTACCTGCTCACGCTCGTGGACGCGGACGGGAAGCCGTACTCCATCGTCGGATCCTCGCCCGAGGCGCTCGTCACCGTCACCGACGACCACGTCTACATGCACCCGATCGCCGGGTCCCGCCCGCGCGGCGCGACCGTCGAGGAGGACGTGGCGCACGAGGAGTCGCTCCTCGCCGACCCGAAGGAGCGCGCCGAGCACCTCATGCTGGTGGACCTCGCGCGCAACGACATGCTCAAGGCGTGCGCGCCGGGATCCGTCGAGGTCACCGAGTTCATGCGCGTCGAGCGGTTCAGCCACATCATGCACCTGGTCAGCTCGGTCGAGGGTACGCTCCGGCCCGGCGTCTCGAGCATCGACGTCTTCCGCGCGACGTTCCCGGCCGGCACGCTCTCGGGCGCGCCCAAGCCGCGCGCGCTGCAGATCATCGACGAGCTCGAGCCCGCCCAGCGCGGCGTGTACGGGGGAGTGGTGGGCTACTTCGACTTCGCGGGCGACGCGGACCTCGCCATCGCTATCCGCACGGCCACCATCGTGGACGGCATCGCGCACGTGCAGGCCGGCGGCGGCATGGTCGCCGACTCCGACCCGGACGCCGAGTACCTCGAGTCGCAGAACAAGGCCGCCGCCCCGCTGCGCGCCGTGGCCGTCGCCGAGGCCATGCGGCGCGTGCGCTGA
- the hisG gene encoding ATP phosphoribosyltransferase, with the protein MLRVAVPNKGSLAETAAQMLAEAGYAGRRDPKELYVLDGRNDVEFFYLRPRDIATYVGSGALDVGITGRDLLIDSASDARETAELGFAGSTFRFAGPVGRFADLQDLAGVRIATSYPVLVGGFLREHGVEAQLIRLDGAVESAIQLGVADAIADVVETGTTLRKAGLEIFGPVILRSTAVLISGAEEKPGAATLLRRLEGVLVARRYVLMDYDVPLDLLDAATAITPGIESPTISPLQDPAWVAVRSMVPRDDTNQIMDRLHEVGARAILVSPIHAARI; encoded by the coding sequence ATGCTCCGTGTCGCCGTGCCCAACAAGGGCTCGCTCGCCGAGACCGCCGCCCAGATGCTCGCCGAGGCCGGGTACGCCGGCCGTCGTGACCCCAAGGAGCTCTACGTCCTCGACGGGCGCAACGACGTCGAGTTCTTCTACCTCCGCCCGCGCGACATCGCGACCTACGTCGGATCCGGTGCGCTCGACGTCGGCATCACCGGCCGCGACCTCCTCATCGACTCCGCGTCGGACGCCAGGGAGACCGCGGAGCTCGGCTTCGCGGGATCCACGTTCCGCTTCGCCGGGCCCGTCGGCCGCTTCGCCGACCTCCAGGACCTCGCGGGCGTCCGGATCGCCACCAGCTACCCCGTGCTCGTCGGCGGCTTCCTCCGTGAGCATGGCGTCGAGGCGCAGCTCATCCGCCTGGACGGCGCGGTCGAGTCGGCCATCCAGCTGGGCGTCGCCGACGCCATCGCCGACGTCGTGGAGACGGGCACCACGCTGCGGAAGGCCGGGCTCGAGATCTTCGGCCCCGTGATCCTCCGGTCCACCGCCGTGCTCATCTCCGGCGCCGAGGAGAAGCCGGGCGCCGCCACGCTGCTCCGCCGCCTCGAGGGCGTGCTCGTCGCCCGCCGCTACGTGCTCATGGACTACGACGTGCCGCTCGACCTGCTCGACGCCGCCACGGCCATCACGCCGGGCATCGAGTCGCCCACCATCTCGCCGCTGCAGGATCCCGCCTGGGTCGCCGTGCGCTCGATGGTGCCGCGCGACGACACGAACCAGATCATGGACCGCCTGCACGAGGTCGGCGCGCGCGCCATCCTCGTCAGCCCCATCCACGCCGCCCGGATCTGA
- the rpe gene encoding ribulose-phosphate 3-epimerase, with the protein MPVRIEPSILSADFANLEREIQRLATADLVHVDIMDNHFVPNLTFGLPMVERLQQVTPVPLDIHLMIDDVDRWAPGYAEAGAASVTFHAEATREPVALARRLRGIGARAGIALKPGTPVDDYLELLHEFDQVLVMTVEPGFGGQSFMPETMPKLRALRSRLRESGHDVWLQVDGGIDVETIGRAAEAGADTFVSGSGVFRGGDPEAAIAELRRAAEAHTHAR; encoded by the coding sequence ATGCCCGTCCGCATCGAACCGAGCATCCTGTCCGCCGACTTCGCGAACCTGGAGCGCGAGATCCAGCGCCTCGCCACCGCCGACCTCGTGCACGTCGACATCATGGACAACCACTTCGTGCCGAACCTCACGTTCGGCCTGCCGATGGTCGAGCGCCTCCAGCAGGTGACGCCCGTGCCGCTCGACATCCACCTGATGATCGACGACGTCGACCGCTGGGCCCCCGGCTACGCGGAGGCGGGCGCCGCGAGCGTCACCTTCCACGCCGAGGCCACGCGCGAGCCCGTCGCGCTCGCCCGGCGCCTGCGCGGGATCGGCGCGCGCGCCGGCATCGCGCTGAAGCCCGGCACCCCGGTGGACGACTACCTCGAGCTCCTCCACGAGTTCGACCAGGTGCTCGTCATGACGGTCGAGCCCGGCTTCGGCGGCCAGTCGTTCATGCCCGAGACCATGCCCAAGCTCCGCGCCCTCCGCTCGCGCCTCCGCGAGTCCGGGCATGACGTGTGGCTCCAGGTCGACGGCGGCATCGACGTCGAGACCATCGGCCGCGCGGCCGAGGCCGGCGCCGACACGTTCGTCTCCGGATCCGGCGTCTTCCGCGGCGGCGACCCCGAGGCGGCCATCGCCGAGCTGCGCCGCGCAGCCGAGGCCCACACCCACGCGCGCTGA
- a CDS encoding phosphoribosyl-ATP diphosphatase: protein MKTFDDLFGELTRIAAERPEGSGTVRELDGGVHAIGKKVVEEAAEVWMASEHESDDRTAEEISQLLYHVQVMMIARGLTLEDVGRHL, encoded by the coding sequence GTGAAGACCTTCGATGACCTGTTCGGCGAGCTGACCCGGATCGCCGCCGAGCGGCCCGAGGGGTCCGGCACCGTCCGCGAGCTCGACGGCGGCGTGCACGCCATCGGCAAGAAGGTCGTCGAGGAGGCCGCCGAGGTCTGGATGGCGTCCGAGCACGAGTCCGACGACCGCACGGCCGAGGAGATCTCGCAGCTGCTCTACCACGTGCAGGTCATGATGATCGCGCGCGGCCTCACCCTGGAGGACGTCGGCCGACATCTGTGA
- the fmt gene encoding methionyl-tRNA formyltransferase, whose amino-acid sequence MRLVFAGTPRAAIPSLVRLHASGHGVALVVTRADAPTGRKRVLTPSPVASEAERLGIPTLRTNRLDDEATARIAALDADLGVIVAYGGLVREPLLSTPARGWINLHFSLLPRWRGAAPVQRSIMAGETVTGASVFQLERGMDTGPVFAREERPTGAHETAGDVLHALAMQGADLLARTVDGIAAGSAVARPQEGEPTLAPKTTIDDGRIDWARPSDAVLAQIRGVTPEPGAFTSVDDVRVKVHRAAELHDAAPLDPGRIESVGGVVAVGTASHPVELIQVQPAGKRPMPAADWWRGVTTEDVTAR is encoded by the coding sequence ATGAGACTCGTCTTCGCCGGCACGCCCCGCGCGGCCATCCCGTCGCTCGTCCGCCTGCACGCCTCGGGCCATGGGGTCGCGCTCGTCGTCACGCGCGCCGACGCGCCCACCGGCCGCAAGCGCGTGCTCACGCCGTCGCCCGTCGCGTCGGAGGCCGAGCGGCTGGGCATCCCGACGCTCCGCACCAACCGCCTGGACGACGAGGCGACCGCCCGCATCGCCGCGCTCGACGCCGACCTCGGGGTCATCGTCGCCTACGGCGGACTCGTGCGCGAGCCGCTCCTCTCGACACCCGCGCGCGGCTGGATCAACCTGCACTTCTCCCTGCTGCCCCGGTGGCGGGGAGCCGCTCCCGTGCAGCGCTCGATCATGGCGGGCGAGACCGTCACGGGCGCCAGCGTCTTCCAGCTCGAGCGGGGCATGGACACCGGTCCCGTGTTCGCGAGGGAGGAGCGGCCCACGGGGGCGCACGAGACCGCGGGGGACGTGCTGCACGCGCTCGCGATGCAGGGCGCCGACCTCCTCGCGCGCACGGTCGACGGGATCGCCGCGGGCTCCGCCGTCGCGCGCCCCCAGGAGGGCGAGCCCACGCTCGCGCCCAAGACCACCATCGACGACGGCCGGATCGACTGGGCGCGCCCGTCGGACGCCGTGCTCGCGCAGATCCGCGGGGTGACGCCGGAGCCCGGCGCGTTCACCTCGGTGGACGACGTGCGCGTCAAGGTCCACCGGGCGGCCGAGCTGCACGACGCCGCCCCGCTGGACCCCGGGCGCATCGAGTCCGTCGGCGGCGTCGTCGCCGTCGGCACCGCCAGCCACCCCGTCGAGCTCATCCAGGTGCAGCCCGCGGGCAAGCGCCCCATGCCCGCCGCCGACTGGTGGCGCGGCGTCACGACGGAGGACGTCACCGCACGATGA
- a CDS encoding Trp biosynthesis-associated membrane protein: MRVTRRTKSLALLLVLATSAATFLGWSQDWSTLRIGGQAPTLVPVAGSVAAPALSALALSSLALAGALAIAGRVLRVVLGILQALIGATVALTAFAATAGPVPAGEAAVTAVTGVAGSSAVAELVDGWTTTPWGPVTLVAGVASALTGVFVAVTGPRWPIRRSRYDAPDQSPARRIVPREDPVAAWDSLSGGADPTRREAGDADDAPPGTAA, encoded by the coding sequence ATGCGCGTCACCCGCCGCACGAAGTCCCTCGCCCTCCTGCTCGTCCTCGCGACGAGCGCCGCCACGTTCCTCGGCTGGTCGCAGGACTGGTCGACGCTCCGCATCGGCGGCCAGGCGCCGACGCTCGTGCCCGTGGCGGGCAGCGTCGCCGCCCCCGCGCTCAGCGCCCTCGCGCTCTCCAGCCTCGCCCTGGCCGGCGCGCTCGCCATCGCGGGCCGCGTGCTCCGCGTGGTGCTCGGCATCCTGCAGGCGCTCATCGGCGCGACGGTGGCGCTCACGGCGTTCGCCGCGACCGCGGGGCCCGTCCCGGCGGGCGAGGCCGCGGTCACGGCCGTCACGGGCGTCGCGGGCTCGTCGGCCGTGGCGGAGCTCGTCGACGGATGGACCACGACACCCTGGGGTCCGGTCACGCTGGTCGCGGGCGTCGCGTCGGCGCTGACGGGCGTCTTCGTCGCGGTCACCGGCCCGCGCTGGCCCATCCGCCGGTCCCGGTACGACGCGCCCGACCAGTCGCCTGCCCGCCGGATCGTCCCGCGCGAGGACCCGGTGGCGGCCTGGGACAGCCTGAGCGGCGGCGCGGATCCCACCCGCCGCGAGGCCGGCGACGCGGACGACGCCCCGCCCGGCACGGCCGCGTGA
- the trpC gene encoding indole-3-glycerol phosphate synthase TrpC: MLGDLLAGALEDAAARRETRPLTQVEAEALARPAALDALSALAPADRVKIIAEVKRSSPSRGALAEIPDPALLASRYETGGASAISVLTEGRKFRGSLQDLEQVRDTVSIPVLRKDFIGEPYQVLEARASGADLVLLIVAALDQKTLVELHALVGELGMTALVETHSAEEVSRALDLGAQVVGVNARNLTTFELDRDLFGSLADSIPAGVVRIAESAVTTADDVAHYRRAGADVVLVGEALVTGDPVRTLSEFLDIRA, encoded by the coding sequence ATGCTGGGCGACCTCCTCGCCGGCGCCCTCGAGGACGCGGCCGCACGTCGCGAGACCCGTCCGCTCACCCAGGTCGAGGCCGAGGCGCTCGCGCGTCCCGCCGCCCTCGACGCGCTCAGCGCGCTCGCCCCGGCCGACCGCGTGAAGATCATCGCCGAGGTCAAGCGCTCGAGCCCGTCGCGCGGCGCCCTCGCCGAGATCCCCGACCCCGCGCTCCTCGCATCCCGCTACGAGACCGGCGGCGCCAGCGCCATCAGCGTCCTCACCGAGGGCCGGAAGTTCCGCGGCTCGCTGCAGGACCTCGAGCAGGTGCGCGACACCGTCTCCATCCCCGTGCTCCGCAAGGACTTCATCGGCGAGCCGTACCAGGTGCTGGAGGCGCGCGCCTCGGGTGCCGACCTCGTCCTCCTCATCGTCGCGGCCCTCGACCAGAAGACCCTCGTCGAGCTGCACGCGCTCGTGGGCGAGCTCGGCATGACCGCGCTCGTCGAGACGCACTCGGCCGAGGAGGTGTCCCGCGCGCTCGACCTCGGCGCGCAGGTCGTCGGCGTCAACGCCCGCAACCTCACCACCTTCGAGCTCGACCGCGACCTCTTCGGCAGCCTGGCCGACTCCATCCCCGCGGGCGTCGTGCGCATCGCCGAGTCCGCGGTGACGACCGCCGACGACGTGGCGCACTACCGCCGCGCGGGCGCCGACGTCGTCCTGGTGGGCGAGGCGCTCGTCACGGGCGATCCCGTCCGCACGCTCTCCGAGTTCCTGGACATCCGCGCATGA
- the trpB gene encoding tryptophan synthase subunit beta, protein MTDLRSVTGPYFGEFGGRYVPESLVAALDELSAAWEELKVDPAFIEELRELHRSYTGRPSLITEVPRFAEHAGGARIILKREDLNHTGSHKINNVLGQALLTKKIGKKRIIAETGAGQHGVATATAAALFGLDCVIYMGEVDTERQALNVARMRLLGAEVIPVRSGSRTLKDAINDAMRDWVTNVETTNYVFGTVAGPHPFPAMVRDLQKVIGEEAREQVLALTGRLPDAVAACVGGGSNAIGIFHAFLDDADVALYGFEAGGDGADTPRTAATITKGRPGMLHGARSYLLQDEDGQTIDSHSISAGLDYPGVGPEHSWLSDLGRASYRPVTDDQAMSALRLLSRTEGIIPAIESAHALAGALELGRELGPESIILVNLSGRGDKDMETAGRYFDLIDAGAEQS, encoded by the coding sequence ATGACCGACCTGCGCAGCGTCACCGGTCCGTACTTCGGCGAGTTCGGCGGGCGCTACGTCCCGGAGTCCCTCGTCGCCGCCCTCGACGAGCTGTCGGCGGCGTGGGAGGAGCTCAAGGTCGACCCCGCCTTCATCGAGGAGCTCCGCGAGCTGCACCGCAGCTACACGGGCCGCCCGTCGCTCATCACGGAGGTGCCGCGGTTCGCCGAGCACGCCGGGGGCGCGCGCATCATCCTCAAGCGCGAGGACCTGAACCACACGGGCTCGCACAAGATCAACAACGTGCTGGGCCAGGCGCTCCTCACGAAGAAGATCGGCAAGAAGCGCATCATCGCGGAGACGGGCGCGGGCCAGCACGGCGTCGCGACCGCCACCGCGGCGGCGCTCTTCGGCCTCGACTGCGTCATCTACATGGGCGAGGTCGACACCGAGCGCCAGGCGCTCAACGTCGCCCGGATGCGCCTGCTCGGCGCCGAGGTCATCCCGGTCCGCTCGGGGTCGCGCACGCTCAAGGACGCCATCAACGACGCCATGCGCGACTGGGTCACCAACGTCGAGACCACGAACTACGTCTTCGGCACGGTCGCGGGACCGCACCCGTTCCCGGCGATGGTCCGCGACCTGCAGAAGGTCATCGGCGAGGAGGCCCGCGAGCAGGTCCTCGCGCTCACCGGCCGCCTGCCCGACGCCGTCGCGGCGTGCGTCGGCGGCGGATCCAACGCCATCGGCATCTTCCACGCGTTCCTCGACGACGCCGACGTGGCCCTCTACGGCTTCGAGGCCGGCGGCGACGGCGCGGACACCCCGCGCACGGCCGCCACCATCACCAAGGGCCGTCCCGGCATGCTGCACGGCGCGCGCAGCTACCTCCTGCAGGACGAGGACGGCCAGACCATCGACTCGCACTCGATCTCCGCCGGCCTGGACTACCCGGGTGTCGGCCCGGAGCACTCGTGGCTGTCGGACCTCGGCCGCGCGTCGTACCGTCCCGTCACGGACGACCAGGCCATGAGCGCGCTGCGCCTGCTCAGCCGCACCGAGGGCATCATCCCCGCCATCGAGTCCGCGCACGCCCTCGCCGGCGCGCTCGAGCTGGGCAGGGAGCTCGGCCCGGAGTCGATCATCCTGGTCAACCTCAGCGGCCGCGGCGACAAGGACATGGAGACCGCGGGCAGGTACTTCGACCTCATCGACGCCGGGGCGGAGCAGTCGTGA
- a CDS encoding DUF6704 family protein, with amino-acid sequence MSTESAEPGHGNSPAAWTAVVIMLVAFTVGTIAFWFAIEPVVWASAVLAILGWITGGVMKKLGFGVGGHRTVTHAKAHS; translated from the coding sequence ATGTCCACAGAGTCCGCAGAACCCGGCCACGGCAACTCGCCGGCGGCCTGGACGGCTGTCGTCATCATGCTCGTCGCGTTCACCGTCGGCACCATCGCCTTCTGGTTCGCCATCGAGCCCGTCGTATGGGCCTCGGCGGTCCTCGCGATCCTCGGCTGGATCACCGGCGGCGTCATGAAGAAGCTGGGCTTCGGCGTCGGCGGGCACCGCACCGTCACGCACGCGAAGGCGCACTCCTAG